A genomic region of Candidatus Marimicrobium litorale contains the following coding sequences:
- the ftsZ gene encoding cell division protein FtsZ — MFELIDSVPSNAVIKVIGVGGGGGNAVRHMIENDVEGVDFICANTDAQALSDVESRTILQLGGDITKGLGAGANPEIGRAAAMEDRERIADALTGADMVFITAGMGGGTGTGGAPVVAEVARELGILTVAVVTRPFAFEGKKRLTIAMEGLAELEQHVDSLITIPNEKLLEVLGKNTSLMDAFREANDVLLGAVQGIADLIIRPGMINVDFADVRTVMSEMGMAMMGTGYAKGENRAQKAAESAIASPLLDDINLAGARGILVNITAGHDLSLGEFSEVGETVEEFASEEATVVVGTVIDTSMKEEIKVTVVATGLGAEAVHVPLKVVDSAPKAAVAEPGETPDYKDFERPPSMRGAKRAAAGGQSADEPDNASEDYFDIPAFLRRQAD; from the coding sequence ATGTTTGAATTAATCGATAGTGTTCCATCCAATGCGGTTATCAAGGTCATCGGGGTTGGCGGCGGTGGGGGTAACGCCGTCAGGCACATGATTGAAAATGATGTCGAGGGGGTGGACTTTATTTGTGCCAATACCGATGCCCAGGCGCTGTCTGACGTCGAGTCCAGGACTATCCTGCAACTCGGTGGTGACATTACCAAGGGCCTCGGTGCAGGCGCTAATCCGGAAATTGGTCGCGCCGCAGCGATGGAGGATCGGGAACGTATCGCCGATGCACTGACCGGCGCTGATATGGTGTTTATTACCGCAGGTATGGGCGGCGGTACGGGTACGGGCGGCGCTCCCGTGGTGGCGGAAGTTGCCCGGGAACTGGGGATTCTCACGGTTGCTGTCGTCACTCGTCCCTTCGCGTTCGAAGGTAAAAAGCGTTTGACTATCGCAATGGAGGGACTCGCTGAACTGGAGCAGCATGTCGATTCCCTGATCACCATTCCCAATGAAAAATTGCTGGAGGTACTCGGTAAAAACACTAGCTTGATGGATGCCTTCCGTGAGGCCAACGATGTGCTGTTGGGCGCTGTTCAGGGTATCGCGGACCTGATTATTCGCCCGGGCATGATCAACGTGGATTTTGCCGACGTGCGCACTGTAATGTCCGAGATGGGAATGGCGATGATGGGTACCGGTTATGCCAAAGGCGAAAACCGTGCCCAGAAAGCGGCTGAGAGCGCTATTGCGAGTCCACTGTTGGACGATATCAACCTCGCGGGTGCTCGTGGCATCCTGGTGAATATTACTGCGGGACACGATCTCTCACTGGGTGAATTTTCCGAGGTGGGTGAAACGGTTGAGGAGTTCGCATCGGAAGAGGCGACCGTTGTGGTAGGCACTGTGATTGATACCAGCATGAAGGAGGAGATCAAGGTGACTGTGGTGGCGACGGGGCTGGGTGCCGAGGCGGTCCATGTGCCGCTCAAGGTGGTCGACAGTGCGCCGAAAGCGGCAGTGGCTGAGCCTGGTGAGACGCCGGACTACAAGGACTTCGAACGCCCTCCCAGCATGCGCGGGGCAAAGCGTGCGGCGGCGGGTGGGCAGTCCGCCGACGAGCCAGACAACGCCAGCGAAGATTATTTCGATATTCCCGCGTTTCTGCGCCGACAGGCAGATTAG
- the ftsA gene encoding cell division protein FtsA, whose protein sequence is MGSAQEKKLIVGLDIGTSKVVAIVGEIDPEGGLEIVGIGSHPSKGMKKGVVVNIESTVQSIQRAVEEAELMAGCQIHSVYVGIAGSHIRSLNSHGIVAIKEQEVYRADLERVIDAAQAVAIPADQKILHILPQEYIIDSQEGIKEPLGMSGVRLEAKVHLVTCAANAAQNIEKCIRRCGLDVEEIILEQLASNFSVLTDDERELGVCLVDIGGGTTDIAIFVEGSIRHTGVIPIAGDQVTNDIAMALRTPTQHAEEIKIKYACALTQLAGAEDTIKVPSVGERPPRDLSRQSLAEVVEPRYDELFTLVQAELRRSGFEDMVPAGVVLTGGTSKMEGAVELAEEIFHMPVRVGYPQTVRGLNDIVRNPIYATSVGLLQYGLSHRFDDGLSSPGKSAEQAEGLWSRIRGWLQSNF, encoded by the coding sequence ATGGGCAGCGCGCAGGAAAAAAAGTTGATCGTCGGGCTGGATATAGGCACGTCCAAGGTGGTCGCGATTGTTGGCGAGATCGATCCGGAAGGCGGTCTGGAAATAGTGGGTATTGGTTCACACCCGTCGAAAGGAATGAAGAAAGGTGTAGTCGTCAATATTGAATCTACCGTCCAGTCAATACAGCGCGCGGTGGAGGAAGCAGAGCTGATGGCGGGTTGTCAGATTCACTCAGTGTACGTGGGTATCGCGGGTAGTCATATTCGCAGTCTTAACTCCCACGGCATTGTTGCGATCAAGGAGCAGGAGGTCTATCGCGCCGACCTCGAGAGAGTGATTGATGCCGCCCAGGCCGTGGCGATTCCGGCAGACCAAAAAATACTTCATATACTGCCACAGGAATACATCATCGACAGTCAGGAGGGCATCAAGGAGCCGCTGGGTATGTCCGGTGTTCGGCTCGAGGCCAAGGTGCACCTGGTGACCTGCGCTGCAAATGCCGCGCAAAACATTGAGAAATGCATCCGACGTTGCGGGCTGGATGTGGAGGAAATTATTCTCGAGCAACTCGCTTCCAATTTTTCGGTGCTCACCGATGACGAGCGTGAACTGGGTGTCTGCCTGGTTGATATTGGCGGTGGCACCACAGACATTGCCATTTTTGTCGAGGGCTCCATACGTCACACGGGGGTCATTCCCATTGCTGGCGACCAGGTGACCAACGACATTGCGATGGCGCTGCGCACCCCGACGCAGCATGCGGAAGAAATCAAGATCAAATATGCCTGCGCGTTGACGCAGCTGGCCGGTGCGGAGGACACAATCAAGGTCCCCAGCGTCGGAGAGCGTCCCCCCCGCGATCTCTCTCGACAGTCTTTGGCAGAGGTGGTGGAACCACGATACGACGAGCTGTTCACGCTGGTGCAGGCTGAATTGCGACGCAGTGGGTTCGAGGACATGGTGCCTGCGGGTGTAGTGCTGACGGGAGGCACCTCAAAAATGGAGGGTGCGGTGGAGTTGGCGGAAGAGATTTTCCACATGCCGGTGCGTGTAGGTTATCCACAAACAGTGCGGGGATTGAACGATATCGTGCGCAACCCAATTTATGCCACAAGCGTGGGTCTGCTGCAGTACGGGCTGTCCCACCGTTTCGACGACGGACTGTCCTCGCCGGGCAAGTCCGCAGAGCAAGCAGAAGGGCTTTGGAGTCGTATCAGGGGTTGGTTGCAGAGTAATTTTTAG
- a CDS encoding cell division protein FtsQ/DivIB, whose translation MSVLRKKIRPAVGPSKDSANAAVRGRGRAAPGGRGRRSVQGATRNAQQQRDSGIKVSVWFNRVLILCGAAVVLAAGVKGVLVVQSLPVQRISVSGELEHTQAQAVQDMVEPELAGGFLNADLQQIRRQLESLPWIYEAGVRRRWPASLEIHVVEETPIARWGESGFLNHQGGIFHSGRSGGWDELPLLTGPRGSAPALMTKYQRLLGFLSPLDLSVVQLSVDGRGQVQAVLANGVQLNLGDADFLPRMRRFVTLYERELAGREGEIERVDLRYASGVAVAFKASPPLAGL comes from the coding sequence GTGTCGGTGCTGCGTAAAAAAATACGACCTGCTGTCGGCCCGTCCAAAGACAGTGCAAATGCCGCGGTCCGCGGCCGCGGTAGGGCTGCCCCCGGGGGGCGTGGTCGGCGCTCTGTGCAGGGGGCGACCCGCAACGCGCAACAACAGCGTGACAGCGGCATTAAGGTGTCGGTGTGGTTCAACCGTGTATTAATCCTGTGCGGCGCTGCCGTTGTGTTGGCGGCGGGGGTGAAAGGTGTCCTGGTCGTGCAAAGTTTACCTGTGCAGCGCATTAGCGTGAGTGGCGAGTTGGAACACACACAGGCACAGGCGGTGCAGGACATGGTAGAGCCGGAGCTGGCAGGCGGATTCCTGAATGCGGATCTACAGCAGATACGCCGCCAGTTGGAAAGCCTGCCGTGGATTTACGAGGCAGGTGTGAGGCGTCGTTGGCCCGCCTCGCTCGAGATACACGTAGTGGAAGAGACACCCATTGCCCGTTGGGGAGAGAGCGGCTTCCTCAATCACCAGGGAGGGATATTCCACTCCGGCAGAAGCGGCGGATGGGATGAACTGCCTCTTCTGACCGGTCCCCGGGGTTCTGCGCCCGCGCTGATGACAAAATATCAGCGGCTATTGGGTTTTCTCTCGCCATTGGATCTATCTGTTGTACAGCTGTCGGTAGACGGGCGCGGCCAGGTCCAAGCTGTGTTGGCTAACGGGGTTCAACTGAATCTCGGAGATGCGGATTTTCTACCGCGCATGCGGCGCTTCGTCACATTGTACGAGCGTGAACTGGCCGGGCGCGAGGGTGAAATAGAGAGAGTCGACTTGCGTTATGCCAGCGGCGTGGCGGTGGCATTTAAGGCGTCGCCGCCGCTAGCGGGATTATAA
- a CDS encoding D-alanine--D-alanine ligase, whose amino-acid sequence MTPCIPEGMRVAVMSGGSSSEREISLQSGQTVLQGLHAGGVDASPVDPAEPGWVDKLQDVGLVFIALHGPGGEDGSMQGALQALGLPYTGSGVLGSALAMDKQRSKQLWQGIGVATPGFASLHAKTDWQGVVAHYGTVFVKPAREGSSIGMSRADSAQSLRAAFELASAYPGDVLAEQFVDGPEYTVGVLGGRALPSIRLETSNEFYDYEAKYLSDETGYHCPSGLSDEDETEISALSLRAFHSLGCSVWGRVDVMRDSSGRFQVLEVNTVPGMTSHSLVPMAAAHGGMNVPDLLHGIGGLSLKEER is encoded by the coding sequence ATGACCCCGTGTATACCTGAAGGAATGCGGGTTGCGGTGATGTCCGGGGGGAGCTCCTCGGAGCGGGAAATCTCTTTGCAAAGCGGCCAGACCGTCCTGCAGGGACTGCATGCCGGGGGCGTCGATGCGTCGCCGGTAGATCCTGCTGAGCCGGGTTGGGTCGACAAGCTGCAAGACGTGGGGCTGGTTTTTATCGCCTTGCACGGTCCGGGCGGTGAAGACGGCAGTATGCAAGGCGCGCTGCAGGCGCTGGGTTTGCCCTACACAGGCTCAGGTGTCCTGGGCTCCGCTCTGGCAATGGATAAACAGCGCAGCAAGCAGTTGTGGCAGGGCATAGGGGTGGCCACGCCCGGATTTGCCAGCCTGCATGCAAAGACTGACTGGCAGGGGGTAGTCGCACACTACGGCACGGTATTCGTCAAGCCGGCACGGGAAGGCTCCAGCATCGGTATGAGCAGGGCGGACAGCGCGCAGTCGCTGCGGGCGGCGTTTGAGCTGGCCAGCGCTTACCCGGGAGACGTGCTGGCGGAGCAGTTTGTCGATGGACCGGAATATACCGTCGGCGTGTTGGGCGGGCGGGCATTGCCCTCGATCAGGTTGGAGACGTCTAACGAGTTTTACGACTATGAGGCCAAGTACCTGTCAGACGAAACCGGTTATCACTGTCCCAGCGGTTTATCGGATGAGGACGAGACAGAGATCAGCGCTTTATCTCTCAGGGCGTTTCATTCTCTGGGCTGTTCGGTTTGGGGGAGAGTGGATGTGATGCGTGACAGTAGCGGCAGGTTCCAGGTACTCGAAGTCAACACGGTGCCTGGTATGACATCGCATAGCCTGGTGCCTATGGCAGCGGCACATGGCGGTATGAATGTACCTGATTTGTTGCACGGTATAGGCGGCTTGAGCCTGAAGGAGGAACGCTAG
- the murC gene encoding UDP-N-acetylmuramate--L-alanine ligase, producing the protein MPEQKNAYSVPEMRRVRRIHMIGIGGSGMSGIAEVLVNLGYEVAGSDLQKSAVTERLAGLGVDIRFGHAQENIGRADVVVSSSAVDEQNPEVIAARSARIPVVRRAEMLAELMRHRHGIAVAGTHGKTTTTSLIAAVLGEAGLDPTFIIGGLVNSVGSNAQLGAGSILIAEADESDASFLHLQPMVTVVTNIEADHMETYGGDFAVLRRTFLDFLHNLPFYGVAVLCIDDPVVREMLPEIARQVITYGFAEDADYRITDMQPNGMMTAFTVHRPGDVALIRVTLNMPGTHNVLNATAALVVASDQGIQDAAITGALSGFAGVERRFTRIGQIAFPGGNAELIDDYGHHPTEVRATLESVRQAWPGRRVVMVYQPHRYSRTRDFYEDFVAVLSECDVLILMDVYAAGEEPIAGADSRSLTRSIRSRGKLEPVFAESVEDVPELLSGLVEEGDVVVTQGAGSVSRLAQALGSLHLKQGSLL; encoded by the coding sequence ATGCCTGAGCAGAAAAACGCCTACAGTGTTCCGGAGATGCGTCGCGTGCGTCGCATCCACATGATCGGCATCGGTGGCTCGGGTATGAGTGGCATCGCGGAGGTGCTGGTCAACCTGGGCTACGAGGTTGCGGGTTCTGACCTGCAGAAATCCGCAGTCACCGAGCGTCTTGCCGGGCTGGGTGTGGACATACGCTTTGGTCACGCGCAGGAGAATATCGGTCGTGCCGATGTGGTGGTCAGTTCCAGTGCTGTCGATGAGCAGAATCCAGAGGTCATAGCCGCGCGCAGTGCCAGAATTCCCGTGGTGCGTCGAGCGGAAATGCTGGCTGAGTTGATGCGCCACCGTCACGGCATCGCGGTTGCGGGCACTCACGGCAAGACGACGACGACGAGCCTGATCGCTGCGGTGTTAGGCGAGGCGGGACTGGATCCTACTTTCATTATTGGGGGTCTGGTGAACAGTGTGGGTAGTAATGCGCAGCTGGGTGCTGGAAGTATTCTTATTGCGGAAGCTGATGAAAGTGACGCCTCGTTCCTGCATTTGCAGCCGATGGTTACGGTCGTGACCAATATAGAGGCGGATCACATGGAAACCTACGGCGGGGACTTTGCTGTTCTGCGCCGCACATTTCTAGATTTTCTGCACAACCTGCCCTTTTACGGGGTCGCCGTCCTGTGCATTGATGACCCCGTGGTGCGCGAGATGCTGCCCGAAATAGCCCGTCAGGTGATTACCTACGGCTTTGCCGAGGATGCAGACTATCGCATCACAGACATGCAGCCCAACGGGATGATGACCGCCTTTACCGTGCATCGACCCGGGGATGTTGCGCTCATTCGCGTGACGCTGAATATGCCGGGCACGCATAACGTACTCAATGCCACTGCCGCGTTGGTGGTTGCCAGTGACCAGGGGATTCAGGACGCGGCTATTACAGGCGCCCTATCCGGATTTGCCGGGGTCGAGCGTCGCTTCACGCGAATAGGGCAGATCGCTTTCCCGGGCGGTAACGCAGAGCTTATCGACGATTATGGCCACCATCCTACCGAGGTCAGGGCGACGCTTGAATCTGTCCGGCAGGCCTGGCCTGGGCGGCGTGTTGTCATGGTCTATCAGCCGCATCGGTATTCTCGCACACGCGACTTTTATGAGGATTTCGTAGCGGTCCTGTCTGAGTGCGATGTGTTGATTTTAATGGATGTCTATGCGGCGGGTGAAGAGCCTATAGCAGGCGCCGACAGTCGCAGTCTCACGCGCAGTATTCGCTCGAGGGGGAAGCTGGAGCCCGTTTTCGCAGAGAGCGTCGAGGATGTGCCTGAACTGTTAAGTGGTCTGGTGGAGGAGGGTGACGTCGTGGTTACTCAGGGCGCGGGCAGTGTGTCTCGCCTTGCACAGGCGCTGGGATCTCTGCATCTGAAACAGGGGTCTTTGCTATGA
- the murG gene encoding undecaprenyldiphospho-muramoylpentapeptide beta-N-acetylglucosaminyltransferase, whose translation MGASKPLVMMMAGGTGGHVYPALAVATELLSRGYRVEWVGTARGLEHRVVPAAGIQLHCLAVRGVRGKSLLHKLLSLVCLALASLQALWLVLRRAPRCVVGMGGYVAGPAGVAAWLLRKPLVIHEQNAVAGTANRLLAPLAKRVLSGFSGAFDDRIESTVVGNPVRREVLAVRDQASYDFEGQRSLHLLVVGGSLGARPINQVVPGAVRRLVAEGVCISVCHQTGESGEPDVRSAYGPLCAAEVKVVPFIEDMAAAYAWADLVLCRSGALTVAELSIVARPSILVPLPHAIDDHQTANARSLTDCGAALLLRQQAMDEDSVMAVLRELLAEPARLKRMATAAYGAATPDAARRVSDICEELIYA comes from the coding sequence ATGGGTGCGTCGAAGCCTTTAGTGATGATGATGGCAGGTGGTACCGGTGGCCATGTTTACCCGGCTCTCGCTGTGGCGACTGAGCTGTTGTCCAGGGGTTATCGCGTGGAATGGGTTGGAACCGCTCGTGGTCTCGAGCACCGTGTCGTTCCCGCCGCCGGTATTCAGCTGCATTGCCTGGCTGTGCGTGGCGTGCGCGGCAAGAGTCTGTTGCATAAATTGCTGTCACTGGTCTGTCTGGCTCTGGCCTCCCTGCAGGCTTTGTGGCTGGTGCTGCGACGGGCGCCGCGCTGTGTTGTGGGTATGGGGGGGTATGTCGCGGGGCCTGCGGGTGTCGCGGCCTGGCTGCTGCGCAAGCCGCTTGTTATTCACGAACAGAATGCAGTCGCGGGTACCGCTAACCGCCTGCTGGCGCCGCTGGCCAAACGCGTGCTGTCCGGCTTTTCAGGGGCCTTCGATGACAGGATAGAAAGTACGGTGGTGGGCAATCCTGTGCGGCGTGAAGTGCTGGCCGTGCGAGACCAGGCAAGCTATGACTTTGAGGGCCAGCGGTCGCTGCATCTTTTGGTTGTCGGCGGCAGTCTGGGGGCGCGTCCTATCAACCAGGTCGTCCCGGGTGCGGTGCGTCGCCTGGTCGCGGAGGGAGTGTGTATCTCGGTCTGTCACCAGACGGGTGAAAGCGGCGAGCCCGACGTGCGATCTGCTTACGGACCTTTATGTGCCGCTGAGGTGAAGGTTGTTCCCTTTATTGAGGATATGGCGGCGGCGTATGCGTGGGCAGACCTTGTACTGTGTCGCAGCGGCGCCTTGACTGTGGCGGAGTTATCTATCGTGGCTCGGCCCTCCATCCTGGTGCCATTACCTCATGCGATCGACGATCACCAGACAGCCAATGCACGCTCGCTGACGGACTGCGGTGCGGCATTACTGTTGCGGCAACAGGCGATGGATGAAGACAGCGTGATGGCTGTCCTGCGGGAGCTGCTTGCAGAACCCGCCCGCCTGAAGCGCATGGCAACAGCAGCGTATGGCGCTGCCACTCCCGATGCCGCAAGACGCGTGAGCGATATCTGCGAGGAGTTGATCTATGCCTGA
- the ftsW gene encoding putative lipid II flippase FtsW: MRSSGNLALLASMDKPLALSALALMLVGLVAISSASIEYAEWHFQNPWFHTQRHLTYLIAGLAAAATCYCVKTEYWQRTGWWWLIAALVLLMLVLIPGVGREVNGSQRWLPLGPFTLQPSEFAKLAVVVYLAGYMVRREDEVREQISGFVKPMAVLFATTLLLLLEPDFGATVIVVVTAFGMLFLAGVRLIHVLAIGLAALGALVPLVMMEPYRVKRLTAYLDPWADPYNSGFQLIQSLIAFGRGEWLGVGLGNSVQKLFYLPEAHTDFVFSIWAEETGFVGAMIVIGLFVALIGKILWSGRMALLAGNAFGAYICFGVALVFAGQAFVNMGVTSGLLPTKGLTLPFVSYGGSSLLICCAMLGMVLRIARDTRMAPRNRRAS, encoded by the coding sequence ATGCGCTCTAGCGGGAACCTCGCACTACTAGCGTCTATGGATAAACCCCTTGCGCTCTCTGCCCTGGCCCTGATGCTGGTTGGCCTGGTGGCGATCAGTAGCGCTTCTATCGAGTACGCCGAGTGGCATTTCCAGAATCCCTGGTTTCACACCCAGCGACACCTCACCTATCTGATAGCGGGACTGGCCGCGGCAGCGACCTGTTACTGCGTGAAAACCGAGTACTGGCAAAGAACCGGATGGTGGTGGTTGATCGCAGCGCTGGTGCTGTTAATGCTGGTGTTGATACCGGGTGTGGGTCGCGAGGTTAACGGCAGTCAGCGCTGGTTGCCGCTGGGACCTTTTACGCTGCAGCCCTCCGAGTTCGCCAAGCTGGCCGTGGTGGTCTACCTGGCGGGTTACATGGTGCGCAGGGAGGATGAGGTAAGAGAGCAAATCAGCGGGTTTGTTAAGCCCATGGCAGTGTTGTTTGCGACCACTCTGCTGCTGTTGCTGGAACCGGACTTTGGCGCGACGGTCATCGTCGTCGTTACAGCCTTTGGTATGTTGTTTCTTGCGGGTGTGCGGTTGATTCACGTTCTGGCTATCGGATTGGCTGCGCTGGGAGCCCTGGTGCCGTTGGTGATGATGGAGCCTTATCGAGTCAAGCGTCTCACCGCCTACCTGGATCCCTGGGCCGATCCCTATAACTCCGGATTTCAATTAATCCAGTCGCTGATTGCTTTTGGTCGCGGCGAATGGCTGGGCGTGGGGTTGGGTAACAGCGTACAGAAATTGTTTTATCTGCCCGAGGCACACACCGATTTCGTCTTCTCCATCTGGGCCGAGGAAACGGGATTTGTTGGGGCGATGATCGTGATTGGGTTGTTTGTGGCCCTTATTGGAAAAATCTTGTGGTCTGGGCGCATGGCCTTGCTGGCGGGCAATGCTTTTGGCGCTTATATCTGTTTTGGCGTGGCACTGGTTTTTGCAGGACAGGCGTTTGTCAATATGGGGGTCACCTCTGGCCTCTTGCCCACCAAAGGATTGACTCTGCCCTTTGTCAGTTACGGTGGCAGCAGCCTGCTTATTTGCTGTGCCATGTTGGGAATGGTTTTGCGCATTGCACGCGACACCCGTATGGCGCCACGCAACAGGAGGGCTTCCTGA
- the murD gene encoding UDP-N-acetylmuramoyl-L-alanine--D-glutamate ligase: MAEQRVEDPEYRVIVGLGATGLSCARYLSRIGLPFAVVDSRAAPPGLRELRAEMPEVQFYGGTFPIEVMAGAAELVVSPGIRLDDPDLLEVSRRGVSLVGDIDLFMREARAPVIGITGSNGKSTVTELVGQMAIDAGLDAGVGGNLGTPALDLLSVNRELYVLELSSFQLERAGQLGLTVATVLNVSADHLDRHGSMANYRQAKHRIFEACETVVTNPDDAFTVPLKGPSTARVAWRMGVPGAGEFGLGVCGSEDYLMFAEQPLLPLQDLGLVGFHNVANVLAALALGHAAGLPLASMITTVGHFRGLPHRSEQVAELAGVRYINDSKGTNTGATEAALRGLGGDRDVLLIAGGQGKGADFTELQAAVAKHCKLVVAIGEDAAAIEQALSGSALVVCAGSMEEAFAVASGRAEHGDTVLLSPACASFDMFSGYVERGDVFRGLVQRRQEGSL; the protein is encoded by the coding sequence GTGGCCGAGCAGAGAGTGGAGGATCCTGAGTACCGTGTCATCGTAGGGCTTGGCGCAACCGGTCTGTCCTGCGCGCGGTATTTGAGCCGGATCGGTCTGCCGTTTGCTGTCGTAGACAGTCGGGCGGCACCACCGGGACTGAGAGAGCTTAGGGCAGAGATGCCCGAGGTGCAGTTCTACGGTGGGACATTCCCGATTGAGGTGATGGCGGGAGCGGCGGAGCTTGTTGTCAGTCCGGGGATTCGCCTGGATGATCCGGATTTACTCGAGGTCAGCCGCCGCGGTGTCAGCCTGGTGGGTGATATCGATTTGTTTATGCGCGAGGCCCGGGCGCCTGTGATTGGTATTACCGGATCGAACGGCAAGTCGACCGTCACCGAGCTCGTCGGCCAGATGGCGATCGATGCCGGCCTGGACGCCGGGGTGGGCGGCAACCTCGGTACGCCGGCACTGGACTTGCTATCTGTGAATCGTGAGTTGTATGTGCTGGAGTTGTCCAGTTTTCAGCTGGAGCGTGCGGGTCAATTGGGCCTGACGGTTGCGACGGTGTTGAATGTAAGCGCCGACCACCTCGATCGTCATGGCTCCATGGCGAACTATCGTCAGGCCAAGCACCGCATATTCGAAGCCTGTGAGACAGTGGTGACTAATCCGGATGACGCGTTCACCGTGCCGCTGAAGGGGCCTTCGACGGCGCGAGTTGCCTGGCGCATGGGTGTGCCAGGAGCGGGCGAGTTTGGCTTGGGTGTCTGCGGGTCAGAGGACTACCTGATGTTCGCAGAGCAGCCACTGCTGCCATTACAGGACCTTGGTTTGGTCGGTTTTCACAATGTCGCCAACGTGCTGGCCGCGCTGGCATTGGGGCATGCCGCAGGTCTGCCTCTGGCCAGCATGATCACAACCGTGGGGCATTTCCGTGGGCTGCCCCATCGCAGTGAGCAGGTCGCAGAGCTGGCGGGCGTTCGCTATATCAATGATTCCAAAGGGACAAATACCGGCGCTACTGAAGCGGCCCTGCGCGGCCTGGGCGGCGACAGGGATGTTCTGTTGATCGCCGGCGGGCAGGGCAAAGGTGCTGACTTCACCGAACTGCAAGCGGCGGTAGCAAAGCACTGCAAATTAGTAGTGGCGATAGGAGAGGATGCCGCCGCGATAGAGCAGGCTTTGTCTGGTAGTGCGCTGGTTGTTTGTGCCGGGTCTATGGAAGAGGCCTTTGCTGTCGCGTCGGGACGTGCGGAACACGGCGATACGGTACTTTTGTCACCGGCCTGCGCCAGCTTTGATATGTTCAGTGGCTATGTGGAGCGCGGCGACGTCTTCCGGGGCCTGGTCCAGCGGCGACAGGAGGGCAGTTTGTGA
- the mraY gene encoding phospho-N-acetylmuramoyl-pentapeptide-transferase, with protein MLLWLADYLTQFYSGFRVFQYLTLRGILAAGTALSISLLVGPSMIRRLQYLQVGQSVRDDGPQSHLSKAGTPTMGGALMLVGIAFSTLLWGDLGNPYLWLALLVTAGFGAVGWVDDYRKVTAGNSQGLSARWKYFWQSLIGLSAALYLYLAFDTPVTTQLQIPFFKDFAWSMGPLFIVLTYFVIVGASNAVNLTDGLDGLAILPTVLVGTALGIIAYLTGRVDFADYLHIPYVAGSGELTVFCGGIAGAGLGFLWFNTYPAQVFMGDVGALALGAAMGTVAVVTRHEIVFFIMGGIFVLETVSVIMQVASFKLTGKRLFRMAPIHHHFELKGWPEPRVIVRFWIITVMLVLFGLATLKLR; from the coding sequence ATGTTGTTGTGGTTGGCTGATTACCTGACGCAATTTTACAGCGGCTTCCGTGTGTTCCAGTACCTGACCCTGCGCGGCATTCTCGCTGCAGGTACTGCGTTGAGTATTTCCTTGTTGGTAGGCCCCAGCATGATTCGCCGTCTGCAATATTTGCAGGTGGGGCAGTCGGTGCGCGACGACGGTCCGCAGAGCCACCTTAGCAAGGCGGGCACGCCGACGATGGGTGGCGCTCTGATGCTGGTGGGGATCGCCTTTTCGACACTGTTGTGGGGAGACCTTGGAAACCCCTACCTGTGGCTTGCCCTGTTGGTGACTGCCGGATTCGGTGCGGTTGGCTGGGTGGATGATTACCGCAAAGTGACCGCAGGCAATTCACAGGGTTTGTCCGCGCGCTGGAAGTATTTTTGGCAATCATTGATTGGCCTATCCGCGGCGCTGTATCTCTACCTTGCATTCGACACACCGGTGACGACACAGTTGCAGATACCCTTCTTTAAGGATTTTGCCTGGAGCATGGGTCCCTTGTTTATCGTGTTGACATATTTTGTCATCGTGGGGGCCAGTAACGCGGTCAACCTGACAGATGGTCTCGATGGCCTCGCCATACTGCCCACGGTACTGGTCGGAACGGCTTTGGGCATCATCGCCTACCTGACTGGCCGGGTGGATTTTGCCGACTATCTGCACATTCCCTATGTCGCCGGCAGTGGTGAGCTGACGGTATTCTGTGGCGGGATTGCCGGCGCTGGCCTGGGGTTTCTGTGGTTTAACACCTACCCGGCGCAGGTTTTTATGGGCGACGTCGGCGCTCTGGCGCTGGGAGCTGCCATGGGTACGGTGGCGGTTGTTACGCGTCATGAAATTGTCTTTTTTATTATGGGCGGCATTTTTGTGCTGGAGACCGTTTCGGTCATCATGCAGGTCGCGTCCTTCAAGCTAACGGGCAAGCGCCTATTCCGCATGGCGCCCATACACCATCATTTCGAACTGAAAGGCTGGCCCGAACCCCGAGTGATCGTGCGGTTCTGGATTATTACGGTCATGTTGGTCCTGTTTGGACTGGCGACCCTTAAGTTGCGATAG